A genomic region of Nostoc sp. UHCC 0702 contains the following coding sequences:
- a CDS encoding PEP-CTERM sorting domain-containing protein (PEP-CTERM proteins occur, often in large numbers, in the proteomes of bacteria that also encode an exosortase, a predicted intramembrane cysteine proteinase. The presence of a PEP-CTERM domain at a protein's C-terminus predicts cleavage within the sorting domain, followed by covalent anchoring to some some component of the (usually Gram-negative) cell surface. Many PEP-CTERM proteins exhibit an unusual sequence composition that includes large numbers of potential glycosylation sites. Expression of one such protein has been shown restore the ability of a bacterium to form floc, a type of biofilm.) produces MNKQLALTTLAIFTSLIGESFLIAPASAQLIQKTGIVNNTLSSPVTAISNTSTTGVVNNTLSSPITAISTTSTNATQGTINTTSNLAGITNPTSSIVAGVTTVSQTTATVTQPTATQLPYVNNTTQIIQNTAQATASLEAAKGINSKLQETTTSTIGSVAGVSTDSVTTVKLAEPTQAQLSSLSNPTQIIQQTGQATVDVQADQQGAKVNIAADLTLKIGDLAEVNTCLDAEVLIGSSYVDSLANCSKKDKPRRVPEPTLLGGLAVLGLYLISRNRKVCNFAFAGKKI; encoded by the coding sequence ATGAATAAGCAACTTGCATTAACCACCTTGGCTATTTTTACAAGCCTGATCGGAGAATCTTTTTTGATTGCACCTGCTTCAGCTCAGTTGATACAAAAAACAGGAATTGTTAACAACACCTTATCTAGTCCAGTTACAGCAATTTCAAACACTTCTACTACAGGAGTTGTTAACAACACCTTATCTAGTCCAATTACAGCAATTTCAACCACTTCTACTAATGCTACTCAAGGGACAATAAACACTACTTCTAACCTTGCAGGAATAACTAACCCTACCAGTAGCATTGTGGCAGGAGTTACAACTGTCTCTCAGACAACAGCGACGGTGACACAGCCTACTGCAACTCAACTACCATATGTAAATAACACCACACAAATTATTCAAAACACAGCTCAAGCCACAGCAAGCCTTGAAGCCGCAAAAGGCATTAACTCTAAACTACAAGAAACAACTACCAGCACCATTGGTTCTGTAGCAGGAGTTTCGACTGATTCTGTGACGACAGTGAAATTAGCAGAACCAACTCAAGCCCAACTATCATCTCTGAGTAACCCCACACAAATTATCCAACAAACTGGTCAAGCTACAGTGGACGTTCAAGCTGATCAGCAGGGTGCTAAAGTGAATATCGCAGCCGACTTAACGTTAAAAATTGGGGACTTAGCCGAAGTCAATACCTGTTTAGATGCCGAAGTCTTAATAGGTAGTTCTTATGTGGATAGCCTTGCTAATTGTTCTAAAAAAGATAAACCTAGACGTGTTCCCGAACCTACACTTCTTGGAGGTCTAGCCGTTCTGGGGCTTTACTTGATTTCACGCAATAGAAAAGTATGTAATTTTGCATTTGCCGGCAAGAAAATTTGA
- a CDS encoding DUF937 domain-containing protein: protein MGLFDQIIGAVTNPNQQGSLGQIGSIINAVDQLSDRAGADPSTIQSVLGIVGNYVRTSLQEKQATGGNEEAQALVNQYSGTSPNPQAVDSLFSPGMQQQVAEVAAQRTGLDAGIIQQLLPLAVPVVLNFLQSGANAQNPQAGGNPVLNSFLDADRDGDVDIADAIQLASQYIRR, encoded by the coding sequence ATGGGACTTTTCGATCAAATTATTGGTGCAGTCACTAATCCCAATCAGCAAGGCAGCTTGGGTCAAATTGGAAGTATTATCAACGCCGTGGATCAGCTGAGCGATCGCGCTGGGGCTGATCCTTCAACAATACAATCTGTATTGGGTATTGTAGGTAACTATGTACGTACTTCTTTACAAGAGAAACAAGCTACAGGTGGCAATGAAGAAGCCCAAGCATTGGTAAATCAATATAGTGGCACTTCTCCTAACCCTCAAGCTGTTGATTCCCTCTTTTCTCCTGGGATGCAGCAGCAAGTGGCTGAAGTTGCTGCCCAACGCACAGGTTTAGATGCTGGTATTATCCAACAATTGCTGCCTTTAGCAGTGCCCGTAGTCTTGAATTTCCTACAATCTGGCGCCAATGCTCAAAATCCTCAAGCTGGGGGGAATCCTGTACTCAATTCCTTCTTAGATGCAGACAGAGATGGCGATGTCGATATCGCTGACGCTATCCAGTTGGCTAGTCAGTATATTCGACGTTAA
- a CDS encoding GTP-binding protein: MPLSRIVTLIVGLIVILGLALWLIDSLSRLYWQLSYSPLLGNLLLLLLVVLIGGLVAAFVYYVLVLQAGEKRSRRNRPRVTPAQIPAAKSDAASSTLQAVRQQVAQIQDEVARQALLSRSREIEVNLARGEIQVVVFGTGSAGKTSLVNAVMGRMVGQVDAPMGTTQVGETYCLRLKGLERKILITDTPGILEAGVAGTEREQLARELATTADLLLFVVDNDLRRSEYEPLRGLAEIGKRSLLVLNKTDLYTDEDKEVILARLRQRVRGFIAAIDVVAIAANPQSAQLETGEIFQPEADIVPLLRRMAAILRAEGEDLVADNILLQSLRLGEEARKLIDSQRRRQADKIVERFQWISAGVVSVTPLPVVDLLATAAVNAQMVVEIGKVYGCELNMERGRELAFSLAKTIASLGIVKGAIQLLSTALQTNPATFIVGRAVQGVTAAYLTRIAGKSFIEYFRHDQDWGDGGMTEVVQRQFQINRRDEFIKAFVQEAIARVVKPLTDKSEVVEQDEEAQT, from the coding sequence ATGCCTCTGTCCCGCATAGTCACACTGATTGTTGGTCTGATCGTCATTTTGGGGCTAGCCCTGTGGCTGATTGATTCTCTTTCACGCCTCTACTGGCAATTGTCTTATTCTCCCCTGCTAGGCAATTTGCTGCTGTTGCTGCTGGTTGTGCTAATCGGAGGCTTGGTTGCAGCTTTTGTTTATTACGTGCTGGTGTTGCAGGCTGGGGAAAAACGTTCCCGTCGCAACCGCCCCCGCGTGACTCCGGCGCAAATTCCTGCTGCCAAATCTGATGCTGCTTCTTCCACACTACAAGCCGTGCGACAACAAGTGGCGCAAATTCAAGATGAAGTCGCAAGGCAAGCTTTACTCAGCCGATCGCGGGAGATTGAAGTCAATTTAGCACGCGGTGAAATTCAAGTGGTAGTATTTGGCACTGGAAGTGCTGGCAAAACTTCCCTAGTAAATGCAGTCATGGGACGTATGGTAGGTCAGGTAGATGCACCTATGGGTACAACCCAGGTTGGTGAAACCTATTGCCTGCGGCTAAAGGGATTGGAACGCAAAATTTTAATTACAGATACACCAGGAATTTTAGAAGCAGGAGTAGCAGGTACGGAGAGGGAACAGTTAGCCAGAGAACTAGCCACAACAGCAGATTTACTATTATTTGTAGTAGATAATGACTTGCGGCGTTCTGAATATGAACCACTGCGGGGGTTAGCAGAAATTGGCAAGCGATCGCTGCTAGTCTTGAACAAAACTGATTTATACACAGATGAAGATAAGGAAGTGATTCTGGCACGCTTGCGTCAGCGGGTGCGGGGATTTATTGCCGCCATTGATGTAGTAGCGATCGCAGCTAATCCCCAATCTGCACAACTGGAAACTGGCGAAATTTTCCAGCCAGAAGCCGATATTGTACCATTGCTGCGGCGTATGGCAGCTATTTTAAGGGCTGAGGGCGAAGATTTGGTTGCAGATAATATTCTTTTGCAATCGCTGCGACTAGGAGAGGAGGCGCGAAAACTCATTGATAGCCAACGTCGCCGTCAAGCTGACAAAATTGTCGAAAGGTTTCAATGGATTAGTGCGGGTGTAGTATCAGTCACGCCGTTACCAGTTGTCGATTTATTGGCAACAGCCGCCGTCAATGCTCAAATGGTTGTGGAAATTGGCAAAGTCTACGGTTGTGAACTGAACATGGAACGAGGACGAGAGTTAGCCTTTTCCTTAGCAAAAACCATCGCCAGTCTGGGTATAGTCAAGGGAGCGATTCAATTACTTTCTACTGCTTTGCAAACGAATCCGGCTACTTTCATTGTAGGTAGGGCAGTTCAGGGCGTGACCGCAGCTTATTTGACGCGGATTGCTGGTAAAAGTTTTATTGAGTATTTTCGTCATGACCAAGATTGGGGTGATGGTGGTATGACTGAGGTTGTACAGCGACAGTTTCAAATTAATCGCAGAGATGAATTTATTAAAGCTTTTGTACAGGAAGCGATCGCACGAGTCGTAAAACCCTTAACAGATAAATCTGAAGTGGTTGAACAGGATGAAGAAGCCCAAACTTAA
- the mscL gene encoding large conductance mechanosensitive channel protein MscL produces MARAKRRASGFFRDFQEFALKGSVVDLAIAVIIGAAFGKIITSFVEDVIMPLINPLVSLSGKDWRTITVGPGIAIGQFLGSIVDFLIIALILFVAIKALQKIKRQEDTTIESPLTDPNIAAQERLTGALNKLTNTLESRNTEL; encoded by the coding sequence ATGGCTAGAGCAAAAAGAAGAGCCAGCGGCTTTTTCAGAGATTTTCAGGAATTTGCCCTTAAAGGTAGTGTAGTTGACTTGGCGATCGCTGTGATCATTGGTGCTGCTTTTGGCAAAATTATCACTTCTTTTGTTGAGGATGTGATCATGCCATTGATTAACCCCTTGGTTAGTCTAAGTGGCAAAGACTGGAGAACAATCACGGTAGGCCCGGGAATTGCTATTGGTCAGTTTCTCGGCTCAATTGTTGACTTTTTGATCATTGCCTTGATTTTATTTGTGGCAATTAAAGCTTTACAAAAAATCAAGAGGCAAGAGGATACCACTATTGAATCCCCACTCACAGACCCTAACATAGCAGCTCAAGAAAGACTGACTGGCGCATTGAATAAGCTGACAAATACTTTAGAATCTCGGAACACTGAGTTATAG
- a CDS encoding class I SAM-dependent methyltransferase → MTAAVQTSPNLATRLVNGILAIKPLANLAKHQARQMMIKRAENIGVPWTKEVEKLQARDWQTDLAQVQNPELSYPDYYLTSFHAYETGNLSWQAAFEVEPAAYAVHAKIWQGAKAQGDAKLRQSYHDILKRSLAHQPQDILDLGCSVGLSTFALQEVYPHAQITGLDLSPYFLAVANYRAQQRQAKINWVHAAAESTGLADASFDLVSIFLVCHELPQLATQQILAEARRILRPGGYLAIMDMNPKSEVFQKMPPYILTLLKSTEPYLDEYFALDIEQAFIEAGFQTPTITSNSPRHRTIIAQVSG, encoded by the coding sequence ATGACCGCAGCTGTACAAACTTCTCCTAACTTAGCCACCCGCTTGGTAAACGGCATACTGGCAATCAAGCCTTTAGCCAACCTAGCCAAGCACCAAGCCAGACAAATGATGATTAAACGCGCCGAAAATATTGGCGTACCTTGGACGAAAGAAGTAGAGAAATTACAGGCGCGTGATTGGCAAACCGATTTAGCTCAAGTCCAAAACCCTGAGCTTTCTTACCCAGATTACTATCTCACCTCATTCCACGCCTACGAAACTGGAAATCTCAGCTGGCAAGCTGCTTTTGAGGTAGAACCTGCTGCTTACGCCGTCCACGCGAAAATTTGGCAAGGTGCTAAAGCTCAAGGTGATGCCAAACTACGCCAAAGTTACCACGATATCCTCAAACGCTCTCTTGCCCACCAACCGCAAGACATCCTCGACTTGGGGTGTAGTGTAGGACTCAGCACCTTTGCCTTGCAAGAAGTTTATCCCCACGCCCAAATCACAGGCTTAGACTTATCTCCTTACTTCTTAGCCGTTGCTAACTACCGCGCACAACAACGTCAAGCAAAAATTAACTGGGTTCACGCCGCAGCTGAATCTACTGGGCTAGCAGATGCCTCGTTTGATTTAGTTTCCATTTTCTTGGTGTGTCATGAATTACCGCAATTAGCAACCCAACAAATTTTAGCCGAGGCTCGGCGTATACTGCGTCCTGGTGGCTACTTGGCAATCATGGATATGAATCCCAAGTCTGAAGTTTTCCAGAAAATGCCGCCTTACATTTTAACGCTGCTCAAAAGTACTGAACCTTATTTAGATGAATATTTCGCTTTGGACATTGAGCAAGCCTTTATTGAAGCGGGTTTCCAAACTCCCACTATCACCAGCAATAGCCCCCGTCATCGCACTATAATTGCTCAAGTGAGTGGCTGA
- a CDS encoding PrsW family intramembrane metalloprotease: MADFSLLLWAAIPALLLLGFYYCRVQFAPSLLRLLLLFFLGAISGLVALNLELVFENVANKVVNWQKIQYSLLGVALRQLVEVGPIEEGCKLVAVVAPTYYLQRRYQLRPSSVFLFTIAVALGFTAQENWIYFYHGTASIFERSIGTPVHAMFSAPWGYALGIYFSSTMGSHRFRKLIPKAWINSVICHALVNVLSGAWRYSTPVSFLSYGLFPFLLWMFWRLEQLLTKVQGKPPIVLISGYTPQYRYWQRGLVLFALMLGGNAIFGLFLLGKTLSPLSLSQVFYPDVLRFIFSRFLLNFIFGFLAWVIYRYLRHFANRQFLVRN, encoded by the coding sequence GTGGCTGATTTCTCTTTACTGCTGTGGGCTGCAATTCCAGCACTGCTGCTTCTGGGCTTTTACTATTGCCGTGTCCAGTTTGCTCCATCTCTGTTACGGTTGCTATTGCTATTTTTCTTGGGGGCAATATCTGGTTTGGTTGCCCTCAACCTAGAATTAGTTTTTGAAAATGTAGCTAACAAAGTTGTAAACTGGCAAAAAATCCAGTATTCCCTGCTTGGTGTAGCCCTACGGCAGCTTGTAGAAGTAGGGCCAATTGAGGAAGGCTGTAAGCTGGTGGCGGTTGTTGCCCCAACTTATTATCTACAACGCAGGTATCAACTACGCCCCAGTAGCGTTTTTCTTTTCACGATAGCCGTTGCCCTCGGATTTACCGCTCAAGAAAACTGGATTTATTTTTACCACGGTACAGCATCAATTTTTGAGCGTAGTATCGGTACGCCAGTCCATGCCATGTTCTCTGCACCTTGGGGGTATGCTTTGGGAATATATTTTTCCTCCACGATGGGTTCACATCGATTTAGGAAATTAATTCCCAAGGCTTGGATAAATTCTGTAATTTGTCATGCCTTAGTTAATGTCCTATCTGGTGCTTGGCGTTACTCAACACCTGTGAGTTTTCTCAGCTATGGTTTATTTCCATTTCTGTTATGGATGTTTTGGCGACTGGAACAACTGTTAACAAAAGTGCAAGGCAAACCCCCTATTGTCCTGATTTCTGGATATACACCGCAGTATCGTTATTGGCAGCGGGGTTTAGTGCTATTTGCCCTGATGCTGGGTGGAAATGCTATTTTTGGGCTGTTTCTTTTAGGAAAAACTCTTAGCCCTCTGAGTCTGTCGCAGGTTTTTTATCCTGATGTTTTACGGTTTATATTTAGCCGCTTCCTGTTAAATTTTATCTTTGGATTTTTAGCTTGGGTTATTTATCGTTATCTGCGACATTTTGCTAATCGTCAGTTCTTGGTTCGTAATTGA
- a CDS encoding rubrerythrin family protein, translating into MDLSNFTTLQNLEAAFGGESMANRKYLFFADVARKLGFTDLAKLFKETAEQETEHAFAHFRLLHPELVVENPSALSEEQKREIVSKCLSLAIEGETYEYTTMYPEFAADAQRDRDNSAAEEFLKQVKESTDHADTFREAAHRFDLLKFIENYHADRYSEALELLNGGQAATRVAGNDPQTRKWICRQCSMIYDPVTGDPDSGIAAGTPFEEIPDDWKCPICGASKKTFQPFEEKAAA; encoded by the coding sequence ATGGATTTATCAAACTTTACTACACTGCAAAACTTAGAAGCTGCCTTTGGTGGTGAATCGATGGCAAATCGTAAGTATCTATTTTTTGCTGATGTAGCACGTAAACTTGGATTCACAGACCTGGCTAAACTTTTTAAAGAAACAGCAGAGCAAGAAACGGAACATGCCTTTGCCCATTTTAGGTTGCTGCACCCAGAACTTGTTGTAGAAAATCCATCGGCTTTAAGTGAAGAGCAAAAAAGAGAAATTGTCTCGAAGTGCTTATCTTTGGCAATTGAAGGTGAAACCTATGAATATACCACAATGTATCCAGAGTTTGCCGCAGATGCTCAACGCGATCGCGATAATTCCGCTGCTGAAGAATTTCTCAAACAAGTTAAAGAATCTACCGATCATGCCGACACATTTCGTGAAGCTGCACACCGTTTTGACTTGTTAAAATTCATCGAAAATTACCACGCCGATCGCTATTCTGAAGCATTAGAATTATTAAACGGAGGACAAGCAGCAACCAGAGTTGCAGGTAACGATCCCCAAACTCGTAAATGGATTTGCAGACAATGCAGCATGATTTACGATCCTGTAACTGGCGATCCTGATTCAGGAATTGCTGCTGGTACACCTTTTGAAGAAATTCCTGATGACTGGAAATGTCCAATTTGCGGTGCTAGCAAAAAAACCTTTCAACCATTTGAAGAAAAAGCCGCAGCCTAA
- a CDS encoding antibiotic biosynthesis monooxygenase, with protein sequence MPTIAKNNDVITVIIIFAVEPERQQELVETIVNFLETAVKHQPGFVSSSIHKSIDGVRVMNYAQWKTLQDYQAFLQNSEIRKLAAKLLDFQIHESHVYEVVVSMPDDATLKITKGDQVHLAEFRVKPENQMRLVELEKEYLPVGLQNPGLISGNFHRSLDGIHNVNYGQWRSFADFEELLKDPKYASLGEYWQGLAENEFHLYEVVFTEPAD encoded by the coding sequence ATGCCGACCATAGCCAAAAACAACGATGTAATTACGGTGATAATTATTTTCGCAGTCGAACCTGAACGGCAGCAGGAACTTGTAGAGACGATTGTAAATTTTCTCGAAACAGCAGTAAAACACCAGCCTGGATTTGTTTCATCCAGCATTCACAAAAGTATAGATGGCGTGAGAGTGATGAACTATGCCCAATGGAAAACTTTGCAAGACTACCAGGCATTTCTTCAAAATTCGGAAATCCGAAAGCTAGCAGCAAAGCTTTTAGATTTTCAAATCCACGAGTCCCATGTCTACGAAGTCGTCGTTTCCATGCCAGATGATGCCACACTCAAAATTACCAAAGGTGATCAGGTTCATCTTGCAGAATTTCGAGTCAAGCCAGAAAATCAGATGCGCTTGGTGGAATTAGAAAAGGAATATCTGCCTGTTGGACTGCAAAATCCAGGACTCATATCTGGTAATTTTCACCGATCGCTGGATGGCATACACAATGTAAATTATGGACAGTGGCGCAGTTTTGCAGATTTTGAAGAACTATTAAAAGATCCAAAGTATGCTTCTTTAGGTGAATATTGGCAAGGTTTAGCTGAAAATGAGTTTCATCTGTATGAGGTTGTGTTCACTGAACCGGCTGATTGA
- a CDS encoding SDR family oxidoreductase, translating to MAALAGKVAIVTGASRGIGRAIALKLAGNGASVVVNYAGNTTKAQEVVTEIDNLGVESLAVQADVSKVADIQRLFEETIERFGRVDILVNNAGTIINKLITEVTEADFDKLFAINVKGTYFACQQAALHMAEGGRIINFSSSTTAMMLPTYSAYVATKGAVEQITRVLAKELGTKGIAVNVISPGPTDTELFREGKTEEQINRLAQMAAFGKLGDVQEIADVVAFLASDEARWITGQNIRVNGGIA from the coding sequence ATGGCAGCTTTAGCAGGAAAGGTTGCAATTGTTACTGGTGCATCGCGGGGTATTGGACGAGCGATCGCTCTTAAACTAGCAGGTAACGGTGCCTCTGTTGTCGTTAACTATGCAGGTAATACAACCAAAGCACAAGAAGTAGTTACAGAAATTGACAACCTGGGAGTAGAATCCTTGGCTGTACAAGCAGATGTGAGCAAAGTAGCTGACATCCAACGGCTGTTTGAGGAAACAATAGAACGTTTTGGTAGAGTCGATATTCTGGTAAACAATGCCGGAACTATCATCAACAAGCTAATTACTGAGGTGACAGAAGCAGATTTCGACAAACTTTTTGCCATTAATGTCAAAGGCACTTATTTTGCTTGTCAACAAGCTGCACTACACATGGCAGAAGGGGGACGGATTATTAACTTTTCCTCATCTACCACAGCGATGATGTTACCCACTTATAGTGCTTATGTGGCAACCAAAGGTGCTGTTGAACAAATTACGCGGGTACTAGCTAAAGAATTGGGTACAAAAGGTATCGCTGTCAATGTGATTTCTCCTGGCCCTACAGATACAGAACTATTTCGAGAAGGCAAAACAGAAGAGCAAATTAACCGTTTAGCCCAAATGGCAGCCTTTGGAAAACTCGGAGATGTGCAAGAAATCGCCGACGTAGTAGCATTTCTTGCTAGCGACGAAGCACGATGGATCACTGGGCAAAACATCCGCGTTAATGGTGGAATTGCTTAA
- the dnaK gene encoding molecular chaperone DnaK, with product MAKVVGIDLGTTNSCVAVMEGGKPTVIANAEGFRTTPSVVAFAKNGDRLVGQIAKRQAVMNPENTFYSVKRFIGRRFDEVTKETTEVSYKVLSSGGNVKLDSPGAGKQFAPEEISAQVLRKLVEDASKYLGETVTQAVITVPAYFNDSQRQATKDAGKIAGIEVLRIINEPTAASLAYGFDKKSNETILVFDLGGGTFDVSILEVGDGVFEVLATSGDTHLGGDDFDKKIVDYLAEQFKKDEGIDLRKDRQALQRLTEAAEKAKIELSSVTQAEINLPFITATQDGPKHLDTTLTRAKFEELCSDLIDRCRIPVENALRDAKLSKGDIDEVVLVGGSTRIPAVQQVVKHVLGKDPNQSVNPDEVVAVGAAIQAGVLAGDVTGILLLDVSPLSLGVETLGGVMTKIIPRNTTIPTKKSEVFSTAVDGQTNVEIHVLQGEREFANDNKSLGTFRLDGIPPAPRGVPQIEVTFDIDANGILNVTAKDKGTGKEQSISITGASTLDKTDVERMVREAEQNASSDKDRREKIERKNQADSLAYQAEKQLQDLGDKVAEADKTKVEGLVKELREAVAKEDDELIKKLTPELQQALFAVGSNIYQQAGGDGSAGPGPQDSGSAPSGGGDDVIDADFTETK from the coding sequence ATGGCAAAAGTAGTTGGAATTGACTTAGGTACGACTAACTCCTGCGTAGCAGTGATGGAAGGTGGTAAACCCACGGTTATTGCTAACGCGGAAGGTTTTCGCACCACACCATCAGTGGTAGCATTTGCAAAAAATGGCGATCGCCTAGTTGGTCAAATCGCCAAGCGCCAAGCGGTAATGAACCCGGAAAATACCTTTTACTCTGTCAAACGCTTTATCGGACGGCGCTTTGATGAAGTAACCAAGGAAACTACCGAAGTTTCTTACAAAGTGCTGAGTAGCGGCGGTAATGTCAAACTGGACTCTCCAGGCGCAGGTAAGCAATTTGCTCCTGAAGAAATTTCTGCCCAAGTTCTCCGCAAACTAGTTGAAGACGCTAGTAAATACCTTGGTGAAACCGTAACCCAAGCTGTAATTACCGTTCCCGCATACTTCAACGACTCCCAGCGGCAAGCTACAAAAGACGCTGGTAAAATCGCAGGTATTGAAGTTCTGCGGATTATCAACGAACCTACCGCTGCTTCCTTGGCCTACGGTTTTGACAAGAAGAGCAACGAAACCATCCTCGTATTTGACTTAGGTGGTGGTACATTCGACGTATCCATCCTAGAAGTCGGTGATGGTGTATTTGAAGTGTTGGCTACTTCTGGTGATACCCACCTTGGTGGTGACGACTTTGATAAAAAAATAGTTGACTACTTAGCTGAACAGTTCAAAAAAGACGAAGGCATTGACCTACGGAAAGATAGACAAGCCTTGCAACGTCTGACTGAAGCCGCAGAAAAAGCTAAAATTGAGCTTTCTAGCGTTACCCAAGCAGAAATCAACCTGCCATTTATCACCGCTACCCAGGATGGGCCAAAGCACCTGGATACAACACTGACTCGCGCTAAATTTGAAGAACTTTGTTCTGACTTAATCGACCGTTGCCGTATCCCTGTTGAAAATGCGCTACGGGATGCCAAGTTAAGCAAAGGCGATATTGATGAAGTTGTGTTAGTTGGTGGTTCTACCCGTATTCCTGCTGTTCAACAAGTAGTCAAGCATGTATTGGGTAAAGACCCCAACCAAAGCGTTAACCCTGATGAAGTTGTGGCAGTTGGTGCAGCAATTCAAGCGGGTGTATTGGCTGGTGATGTCACAGGTATCTTGCTGTTAGACGTATCACCCCTGTCTTTGGGTGTAGAAACCTTGGGCGGTGTAATGACCAAAATTATCCCCCGCAACACCACAATTCCTACCAAAAAATCAGAAGTCTTCTCTACCGCCGTGGATGGTCAAACCAACGTGGAAATTCACGTCCTCCAAGGTGAACGGGAATTCGCTAACGATAACAAGAGTTTGGGAACTTTCCGCCTAGATGGCATTCCTCCAGCACCACGCGGTGTTCCTCAAATTGAAGTTACCTTTGATATTGACGCTAACGGTATCCTCAACGTTACTGCTAAGGACAAAGGCACTGGTAAAGAACAGTCCATCAGCATTACTGGTGCTTCCACCTTAGATAAAACTGACGTTGAACGGATGGTGAGAGAAGCTGAACAAAACGCTTCTAGCGACAAAGATCGGCGTGAGAAAATCGAACGTAAGAACCAAGCCGACTCCTTGGCATACCAAGCTGAGAAGCAACTCCAAGACTTGGGCGATAAAGTTGCAGAAGCTGACAAGACTAAGGTCGAAGGCTTGGTGAAAGAACTGCGGGAAGCAGTCGCTAAAGAAGACGATGAGCTAATCAAGAAGCTGACTCCAGAACTACAACAAGCGCTGTTCGCTGTTGGTAGCAACATCTATCAACAAGCTGGTGGTGATGGTTCTGCTGGCCCTGGCCCTCAAGATAGTGGTTCTGCTCCTTCTGGTGGCGGTGATGATGTAATTGACGCAGATTTCACTGAAACCAAATAA
- a CDS encoding type II toxin-antitoxin system PemK/MazF family toxin has product MTELVEESSLVGNSGNALEFGDIITYNFGDNPDPSLLRAGREEAFERPAVVITSSNFNKKTNFAWISPITKVDKSDKTFISQIPLPSGLRTYGFVLSDQLTFVNCSSPNVIDVREKAPDFVKQIIPQFISQLPVLNNIKEIISLSVRTGVTSQFYKPDFGHIITYDIYPLDNNRHTPPLAFVVTPLAFNKETKLAWVCPIVTNSTGYIYEFPLPDNYSDKGVILLDQLHTLNWKTRNCRPRYQFPFDGTKIILHRIHEIISSSLE; this is encoded by the coding sequence ATGACGGAGTTAGTAGAGGAGAGTTCGTTGGTCGGGAACTCTGGTAATGCTTTAGAATTTGGTGACATTATTACTTATAATTTTGGTGATAATCCTGATCCCAGTTTACTCCGAGCAGGTAGAGAGGAAGCATTTGAGCGTCCTGCTGTTGTAATTACTTCCTCGAATTTTAATAAAAAAACTAATTTTGCTTGGATCTCACCTATTACAAAGGTTGACAAAAGTGATAAAACTTTTATCTCTCAAATTCCCTTACCTTCCGGTTTGAGAACTTATGGTTTCGTTTTGTCAGATCAGTTAACTTTTGTAAACTGCTCTTCCCCTAATGTTATTGATGTTAGAGAAAAAGCACCTGATTTTGTAAAACAGATAATACCGCAGTTTATAAGTCAGCTTCCTGTCTTAAACAATATTAAAGAAATTATTTCTTTATCAGTTAGAACTGGTGTAACTAGTCAGTTTTATAAACCTGATTTTGGACATATTATTACTTATGATATTTATCCTTTAGATAACAATCGTCATACTCCACCTTTAGCTTTTGTTGTTACACCTTTAGCGTTTAATAAAGAGACTAAGCTTGCTTGGGTATGTCCTATAGTTACCAACTCTACTGGATATATATATGAATTTCCCTTGCCTGATAATTATTCTGACAAGGGAGTTATTTTATTGGATCAGTTACATACCTTAAATTGGAAAACTAGAAATTGTAGACCCCGTTATCAATTTCCATTTGATGGAACTAAAATTATCTTACATAGAATACATGAAATAATATCTTCTTCTTTAGAATAA